In the Phaseolus vulgaris cultivar G19833 chromosome 7, P. vulgaris v2.0, whole genome shotgun sequence genome, one interval contains:
- the LOC137830494 gene encoding uncharacterized protein isoform X1, whose protein sequence is MAKLSSSSSSSNSENCRELVCVGTLEIATPKPVGFLCGSIPVPTDKSFHHAFHSALLPIPQTVNAPRYRYRMLPTETDLNTPPLLANFPDKVLPVGAVHSNITGGDFPWEGTAIASNFNRKCEALAVSGLVDYGDEIDVIAPADVLKQIFKMPYSKARLSIAVRRIGHTLVLNTGPDVEEGEKLIRRHNNQAKCADQSLFLNFAMHSVRMEACDCPPTHHVPSEDQSNSSVLPGGKPPHIVVQNGDVQAEGYNCHSEYSQVEQENFYWGSKKNRRNKNRSPVKVSQVGEKPRSSVQESEKQRKVGNDSFLRILFWQFHNFRMLLGSDLLLFSNEKYVAVSLHLWDVTRQVTPLTWLEAWLDNVMASVPELAICYHRNGVVQGYELLKTDDIFLLKGISEDGTPAFHPHVVQQNGLSVLRFLRDNCKQDPGAYWLYKGAGEDDIQLFDLSVIPKNRSSDDSDDASRSLPSSISRGRSDAVYSLGTLLYRIAHRLSLSMAATNRARCVRFFRKCLEFLDDSDHLAVCAIAHEQFARLILNYDDELNLTSESLALECELTVTEAKESSWDVENSNSERGGAHEVFYLLPGAKSGEHGNMIEHLESECSVKMVSEGHKPTSGELIAVSNTESTNQEGGDVPISYSVVSSSVCEVCPVSTPVVQTVADPISSKLAAVHHVSQAIKSLRWMRQLLSTEPEVMDQFTENHDRPSSSFNVSVCACGDADCIEVCDIREWLPTSKLDHKLWKLVLLLGESYLALAEAYKEDGQLHQALKVIQLSCSVYGSMPPHLEDTKFISSMVSGSSLQRKLIDLNENTWGDDVKDETVNGYIERKSSAYLFWAKAWALVGDVYIEFHRIKGKEISIQDPKKPATRELRMSSEVVKEVKRLKKKLVQMNQNCSSCSLVNCSCQSDRASSGNSASSSSADVGFMTHSRKHSKRLSTKNANYLPPKDLEDEFIHGKENGNDFVGQIEHINYGGDLNQTDPLESRMEIESLAAVNPITHEGSSGVEASCSRVVSQSENNSNETQKLKNGGIFEYVVEPRVGNAESNLLAALKCYEEARQALLKLPNSLSELQSVVKKKGWVCNELGRIRLENKDSFKAELAFTDAIDAFREVSDHTNIILINCNLGHGRRALAEEMVSKIENLKLHNIFHSAYNHALETAKLKYLESLRFYGAARLELNAMNDHDDSVTSNLRNEAHTQFAHTYLRLGMLLARENTTAVYENGSLEDTYVSHTKPQDRKARKDLRKHEISANEAIREALSVYESLGELRKQEAAYAYFQLACYQRDCCLKFMNSGNKKSILPKGENSAVQRVKQYASLAERNWQKALDFYGPTTHPNMYLTIVMERSALSLSLSSYLHSNVVLESALAHMLEGRHVSDTNGDTFSTSYPELHAKYWSQLQMLLKRMLATILSSTANKTPCQPSSTSSRFGDGGKIKELYKMSLKANDMIQLHNMHTFWIS, encoded by the exons ACTTTCCTTGGGAAGGCACTGCTATTGCATCAAATTTCAATAGAAAATGTGAGGCCCTTGCAGTGTCTGGCTTGGTTGATTACGGAGATGAGATTGATGTCATTGCCCCAGCAGACGTTTTGAAGCAGATATTTAAAATGCCATATTCCAAGGCTCGACTATCAATTGCCGTTCGTCGCATTGGTCATACTCTTGTTTTAAACACAGG GCCAGATGTTGAAGAGGGAGAAAAACTTATAAGGAGGCATAACAATCAAGCAAAATGTGCAGATCAATCTTTATTCTTGAATTTTGCTATGCATTCAGTCAGAATGGAGGCGTGTGATTGTCCACCAACACATCATGTTCCATCAGAAGATCAATCAAATTCTTCTGTACTTCCTGGAGGAAAACCACCCCATATTGTGGTACAAAATGGTGATGTTCAAGCTGAAGGATACAATTGCCATTCTGAGTACTCACAGGTTGAGCAGGAAAACTTCTATTGGGGGAGCAAGAAGAACAGGAGAAATAAGAACCGTAGTCCAGTAAAGGTGTCACAAGTTGGTGAAAAACCCAGATCATCAGTGCAGGAATCTGAAAAACAAAGGAAAGTTGGTAATGATAGCTTTCTTAGGATTTTATTCTGGCAGTTTCATAACTTCCGCATGCTCTTGGGAAGTGATCTACTTTTATTCAGTAATGAAAAGTATGTTGCTGTGAGCTTGCATTTATGGGATGTCACACGACAG GTCACGCCTTTGACTTGGCTTGAAGCATGGTTAGACAATGTCATGGCAAGTGTACCTGAGTTGGCTATTTGTTATCATCGCAATGGTGTTGTTCAGGGGTATGAGCTTTTGAAAACAGATgacatttttcttttgaaaggtATATCAGAGGATGGGACACCCGCATTTCATCCTCATGTTGTACAGCAAAATGGTTTGTCTGTTTTGAGATTCCTTCGGGATAATTGCAAACAGGATCCTGGAGCGTATTGg CTTTATAAAGGTGCTGGTGAAGATGATATACAACTTTTTGATCTTTCCGTTATCCCCAAAAACCGTTCATCAGATGACAGTGATGATGCTTCAAGGTCCTTGCCATCATCAATCAGTAGGGGTAGAAGTGATGCAGTATATTCATTGGGAACTCTCCTCTATCGAATTGCTCACAGGCTTTCCCTATCAATG GCTGCTACAAATAGGGCTAGGTGTGTGAGGTTCTTTAGAAAGTGTTTGGAATTCCTTGATGATTCAGACCATTTG GCCGTATGTGCAATAGCTCATGAACAATTTGCAAGGCTGATTTTAAATTATGATGATGAGTTGAATTTAACTTCTGAATCTCTGGCTCTAGAATGTGAACTAACTGTTACTGAAGCCAAAGAGTCATCTTGGGATGTTGAAAACAGTAATTCTGAACGAGGAGGTGCCCATGAGGTATTTTATCTGCTTCCTGGTGCCAAATCAGGTGAACATGGAAATATGATTGAGCATTTAGAATCAGAATGTTCTGTGAAGATGGTTTCTGAAGGACACAAACCCACGTCTGGGGAACTGATAGCAGTCAGTAACACGGAATCAACCAACCAGGAAGGGGGGGATGTACCAATCTCCTATTCTGTTGTTAGCTCTTCAGTTTGTGAAGTGTGTCCAGTTTCAACACCTGTGGTTCAGACAGTTGCCGATCCAATCTCATCCAAGTTAGCTGCTGTACATCATGTGTCACAGGCCATTAAGTCTCTGAGATGGATGCGACAGCTTCTGAGCACAGAACCAGAGGTGATGGATCAATTCACTGAAAACCATGATAGACCATCATCATCTTTTAATGTTTCTGTTTGTGCCTGTGGAGATGCTGACTGTATTGAAGTTTGTGACATTCGAGAATGGCTTCCAACGTCCAAGTTGGATCATAAGTTGTGGAAGCTTGTTCTTTTGCTTGGAGAATCATATTTGGCACTTGCAGAAGCTTATAAGGAGGATGGCCAACTGCATCAAGCATTAAAGGTAATTCAGCTATCATGTTCTGTTTATGGATCAATGCCTCCACATCTTGAAGACACAAAATTTATTTCTTCAATGGTTAGTGGCTCATCCTTACAGAGAAAACTCATTGATCTGAATGAAAACACATGGGGGGATGATGTAAAAGATGAGACTGTTAATGGCTATATTGAAAGGAAGTCTTCTGCCTACCTTTTCTGGGCAAAGGCATGGGCACTAGTAGGAGATGTTTATATTGAATTCCATAGGATAAAGGGTAAAGAAATCTCAATACAAGATCCGAAAAAACCTGCAACCAGAGAATTGAGAATGTCATCTGAGGTTGTGAAGGAAGTTAAAAGGCTGAAAAAGAAGTTGGTTCAAATGAACCAGAACTGCAGTTCATGTTCCTTGGTAAACTGCAGCTGCCAGAGTGACAGAGCTAGCAGTGGAAACAGTGCAAGCAGTAGTAGTGCAGATGTGGGCTTCATGACTCATAGTAGAAAGCATAGTAAACGATTGTCTACTAAAAATGCCAATTACTTGCCTCCGAAAGACCTAGAAGACGAGTTCATTCATGGCAAGGAGAATGGAAATGATTTTGTTGGCCAAATTGAGCATATTAATTATGGTGGAGATTTGAATCAGACAGATCCTCTTGAGAGTAGAATGGAAATTGAATCTTTAGCTGCTGTAAACCCTATAACCCATGAGGGATCCTCAGGGGTGGAAGCCTCATGTTCTAGAGTTGTATCTCAATCGGAAAATAATTCAAATGAAACACAGAAACTAAAAAACGGTGGGATATTTGAGTACGTAGTTGAACCTCGAGTGGGAAATGCAGAGTCCAATCTTTTAGCTGCTTTAAAGTGCTATGAAGAAGCTAGACAAGCATTACTTAAACTTCCAAATAGTTTGTCTGAGTTACAATCCGTAGTTAAAAAGAAAGGGTGGGTTTGCAATGAATTGGGCCGAATCAGACTTGAGAATAAAGATTCATTTAAGGCTGAACTAGCATTTACAGATGCTATAGATGCATTCAGAGAAGTTTCAGATCACAccaacataatattaataaactgTAATTTAGGCCATGGCAGACGGGCTTTGGCTGAGGAGATGGTATCTAAAATAGAGAATCTAAAGCTACATAATATTTTCCATAGTGCATACAATCATGCATTGGAAACTGCAAAACTGAAATATTTAGAGTCCCTTAGATTTTATGGGGCAGCAAGGTTAGAACTGAATGCCATGAATGATCATGATGATTCTGTGACAAGCAACTTGAGGAATGAGGCACATACACAGTTTGCTCATACTTATCTCCGGCTTGGAATGCTTTTGGCAAGAGAAAATACTACAGCAGTTTATGAAAATGGATCGTTGGAAGATACATATGTAAGTCACACGAAGCCCCAAGACAGAAAAGCCAGAAAAGATTTGAGAAAGCATGAGATTTCAGCCAATGAGGCCATTAGGGAAGCATTATCCGTGTATGAGTCACTAGGTGAATTGCGCAAACAGGAGGCTGCATATGCTTACTTCCAATTGGCTTGCTATCAGAGAGACTGTTGTTTGAAATTTATGAATTCTGGAAATAAGAAAAGCATTTTGCCTAAAGGAGAAAATAGTGCTGTGCAGCGAGTAAAACAGTATGCATCTCTGGCAGAGAGGAACTGGCAAAAGGCGCTGGATTTCTATGGCCCTACAACTCATCCTAATATGTATTTGACTATTGTTATGGAGAGATCAGCTCTTTCATTAAGCCTTTCAAGCTATTTACACTCCAATGTG GTGCTGGAATCAGCTTTGGCACATATGCTTGAAGGACGCCATGTTTCAGATACTAATGGGGACACTTTCAGTACCAGTTATCCTGAATTACATGCAAAATATTGGAGTCAGTTACAGATGCTTTTGAAGAGAATGTTGGCCACGATACTTTCATCGACTGCAAACAAAACTCCTTGTCAACCATCTTCGACATCTAGCAGATTTGGAGATGGTGGAAAGATCAAAGAACTCTACAAGATGTCCCTTAAGGCTAATGATATGATCCAATTGCATAACATGCACACCTTTTGGATATCGTGA
- the LOC137830494 gene encoding uncharacterized protein isoform X2, with protein sequence MNLCWLQGGGFYLNTMPDVEEGEKLIRRHNNQAKCADQSLFLNFAMHSVRMEACDCPPTHHVPSEDQSNSSVLPGGKPPHIVVQNGDVQAEGYNCHSEYSQVEQENFYWGSKKNRRNKNRSPVKVSQVGEKPRSSVQESEKQRKVGNDSFLRILFWQFHNFRMLLGSDLLLFSNEKYVAVSLHLWDVTRQVTPLTWLEAWLDNVMASVPELAICYHRNGVVQGYELLKTDDIFLLKGISEDGTPAFHPHVVQQNGLSVLRFLRDNCKQDPGAYWLYKGAGEDDIQLFDLSVIPKNRSSDDSDDASRSLPSSISRGRSDAVYSLGTLLYRIAHRLSLSMAATNRARCVRFFRKCLEFLDDSDHLAVCAIAHEQFARLILNYDDELNLTSESLALECELTVTEAKESSWDVENSNSERGGAHEVFYLLPGAKSGEHGNMIEHLESECSVKMVSEGHKPTSGELIAVSNTESTNQEGGDVPISYSVVSSSVCEVCPVSTPVVQTVADPISSKLAAVHHVSQAIKSLRWMRQLLSTEPEVMDQFTENHDRPSSSFNVSVCACGDADCIEVCDIREWLPTSKLDHKLWKLVLLLGESYLALAEAYKEDGQLHQALKVIQLSCSVYGSMPPHLEDTKFISSMVSGSSLQRKLIDLNENTWGDDVKDETVNGYIERKSSAYLFWAKAWALVGDVYIEFHRIKGKEISIQDPKKPATRELRMSSEVVKEVKRLKKKLVQMNQNCSSCSLVNCSCQSDRASSGNSASSSSADVGFMTHSRKHSKRLSTKNANYLPPKDLEDEFIHGKENGNDFVGQIEHINYGGDLNQTDPLESRMEIESLAAVNPITHEGSSGVEASCSRVVSQSENNSNETQKLKNGGIFEYVVEPRVGNAESNLLAALKCYEEARQALLKLPNSLSELQSVVKKKGWVCNELGRIRLENKDSFKAELAFTDAIDAFREVSDHTNIILINCNLGHGRRALAEEMVSKIENLKLHNIFHSAYNHALETAKLKYLESLRFYGAARLELNAMNDHDDSVTSNLRNEAHTQFAHTYLRLGMLLARENTTAVYENGSLEDTYVSHTKPQDRKARKDLRKHEISANEAIREALSVYESLGELRKQEAAYAYFQLACYQRDCCLKFMNSGNKKSILPKGENSAVQRVKQYASLAERNWQKALDFYGPTTHPNMYLTIVMERSALSLSLSSYLHSNVVLESALAHMLEGRHVSDTNGDTFSTSYPELHAKYWSQLQMLLKRMLATILSSTANKTPCQPSSTSSRFGDGGKIKELYKMSLKANDMIQLHNMHTFWIS encoded by the exons ATGAATCTGTGTTGGCTACAAGGAGGAGGCTTTTATTTAAATACAAT GCCAGATGTTGAAGAGGGAGAAAAACTTATAAGGAGGCATAACAATCAAGCAAAATGTGCAGATCAATCTTTATTCTTGAATTTTGCTATGCATTCAGTCAGAATGGAGGCGTGTGATTGTCCACCAACACATCATGTTCCATCAGAAGATCAATCAAATTCTTCTGTACTTCCTGGAGGAAAACCACCCCATATTGTGGTACAAAATGGTGATGTTCAAGCTGAAGGATACAATTGCCATTCTGAGTACTCACAGGTTGAGCAGGAAAACTTCTATTGGGGGAGCAAGAAGAACAGGAGAAATAAGAACCGTAGTCCAGTAAAGGTGTCACAAGTTGGTGAAAAACCCAGATCATCAGTGCAGGAATCTGAAAAACAAAGGAAAGTTGGTAATGATAGCTTTCTTAGGATTTTATTCTGGCAGTTTCATAACTTCCGCATGCTCTTGGGAAGTGATCTACTTTTATTCAGTAATGAAAAGTATGTTGCTGTGAGCTTGCATTTATGGGATGTCACACGACAG GTCACGCCTTTGACTTGGCTTGAAGCATGGTTAGACAATGTCATGGCAAGTGTACCTGAGTTGGCTATTTGTTATCATCGCAATGGTGTTGTTCAGGGGTATGAGCTTTTGAAAACAGATgacatttttcttttgaaaggtATATCAGAGGATGGGACACCCGCATTTCATCCTCATGTTGTACAGCAAAATGGTTTGTCTGTTTTGAGATTCCTTCGGGATAATTGCAAACAGGATCCTGGAGCGTATTGg CTTTATAAAGGTGCTGGTGAAGATGATATACAACTTTTTGATCTTTCCGTTATCCCCAAAAACCGTTCATCAGATGACAGTGATGATGCTTCAAGGTCCTTGCCATCATCAATCAGTAGGGGTAGAAGTGATGCAGTATATTCATTGGGAACTCTCCTCTATCGAATTGCTCACAGGCTTTCCCTATCAATG GCTGCTACAAATAGGGCTAGGTGTGTGAGGTTCTTTAGAAAGTGTTTGGAATTCCTTGATGATTCAGACCATTTG GCCGTATGTGCAATAGCTCATGAACAATTTGCAAGGCTGATTTTAAATTATGATGATGAGTTGAATTTAACTTCTGAATCTCTGGCTCTAGAATGTGAACTAACTGTTACTGAAGCCAAAGAGTCATCTTGGGATGTTGAAAACAGTAATTCTGAACGAGGAGGTGCCCATGAGGTATTTTATCTGCTTCCTGGTGCCAAATCAGGTGAACATGGAAATATGATTGAGCATTTAGAATCAGAATGTTCTGTGAAGATGGTTTCTGAAGGACACAAACCCACGTCTGGGGAACTGATAGCAGTCAGTAACACGGAATCAACCAACCAGGAAGGGGGGGATGTACCAATCTCCTATTCTGTTGTTAGCTCTTCAGTTTGTGAAGTGTGTCCAGTTTCAACACCTGTGGTTCAGACAGTTGCCGATCCAATCTCATCCAAGTTAGCTGCTGTACATCATGTGTCACAGGCCATTAAGTCTCTGAGATGGATGCGACAGCTTCTGAGCACAGAACCAGAGGTGATGGATCAATTCACTGAAAACCATGATAGACCATCATCATCTTTTAATGTTTCTGTTTGTGCCTGTGGAGATGCTGACTGTATTGAAGTTTGTGACATTCGAGAATGGCTTCCAACGTCCAAGTTGGATCATAAGTTGTGGAAGCTTGTTCTTTTGCTTGGAGAATCATATTTGGCACTTGCAGAAGCTTATAAGGAGGATGGCCAACTGCATCAAGCATTAAAGGTAATTCAGCTATCATGTTCTGTTTATGGATCAATGCCTCCACATCTTGAAGACACAAAATTTATTTCTTCAATGGTTAGTGGCTCATCCTTACAGAGAAAACTCATTGATCTGAATGAAAACACATGGGGGGATGATGTAAAAGATGAGACTGTTAATGGCTATATTGAAAGGAAGTCTTCTGCCTACCTTTTCTGGGCAAAGGCATGGGCACTAGTAGGAGATGTTTATATTGAATTCCATAGGATAAAGGGTAAAGAAATCTCAATACAAGATCCGAAAAAACCTGCAACCAGAGAATTGAGAATGTCATCTGAGGTTGTGAAGGAAGTTAAAAGGCTGAAAAAGAAGTTGGTTCAAATGAACCAGAACTGCAGTTCATGTTCCTTGGTAAACTGCAGCTGCCAGAGTGACAGAGCTAGCAGTGGAAACAGTGCAAGCAGTAGTAGTGCAGATGTGGGCTTCATGACTCATAGTAGAAAGCATAGTAAACGATTGTCTACTAAAAATGCCAATTACTTGCCTCCGAAAGACCTAGAAGACGAGTTCATTCATGGCAAGGAGAATGGAAATGATTTTGTTGGCCAAATTGAGCATATTAATTATGGTGGAGATTTGAATCAGACAGATCCTCTTGAGAGTAGAATGGAAATTGAATCTTTAGCTGCTGTAAACCCTATAACCCATGAGGGATCCTCAGGGGTGGAAGCCTCATGTTCTAGAGTTGTATCTCAATCGGAAAATAATTCAAATGAAACACAGAAACTAAAAAACGGTGGGATATTTGAGTACGTAGTTGAACCTCGAGTGGGAAATGCAGAGTCCAATCTTTTAGCTGCTTTAAAGTGCTATGAAGAAGCTAGACAAGCATTACTTAAACTTCCAAATAGTTTGTCTGAGTTACAATCCGTAGTTAAAAAGAAAGGGTGGGTTTGCAATGAATTGGGCCGAATCAGACTTGAGAATAAAGATTCATTTAAGGCTGAACTAGCATTTACAGATGCTATAGATGCATTCAGAGAAGTTTCAGATCACAccaacataatattaataaactgTAATTTAGGCCATGGCAGACGGGCTTTGGCTGAGGAGATGGTATCTAAAATAGAGAATCTAAAGCTACATAATATTTTCCATAGTGCATACAATCATGCATTGGAAACTGCAAAACTGAAATATTTAGAGTCCCTTAGATTTTATGGGGCAGCAAGGTTAGAACTGAATGCCATGAATGATCATGATGATTCTGTGACAAGCAACTTGAGGAATGAGGCACATACACAGTTTGCTCATACTTATCTCCGGCTTGGAATGCTTTTGGCAAGAGAAAATACTACAGCAGTTTATGAAAATGGATCGTTGGAAGATACATATGTAAGTCACACGAAGCCCCAAGACAGAAAAGCCAGAAAAGATTTGAGAAAGCATGAGATTTCAGCCAATGAGGCCATTAGGGAAGCATTATCCGTGTATGAGTCACTAGGTGAATTGCGCAAACAGGAGGCTGCATATGCTTACTTCCAATTGGCTTGCTATCAGAGAGACTGTTGTTTGAAATTTATGAATTCTGGAAATAAGAAAAGCATTTTGCCTAAAGGAGAAAATAGTGCTGTGCAGCGAGTAAAACAGTATGCATCTCTGGCAGAGAGGAACTGGCAAAAGGCGCTGGATTTCTATGGCCCTACAACTCATCCTAATATGTATTTGACTATTGTTATGGAGAGATCAGCTCTTTCATTAAGCCTTTCAAGCTATTTACACTCCAATGTG GTGCTGGAATCAGCTTTGGCACATATGCTTGAAGGACGCCATGTTTCAGATACTAATGGGGACACTTTCAGTACCAGTTATCCTGAATTACATGCAAAATATTGGAGTCAGTTACAGATGCTTTTGAAGAGAATGTTGGCCACGATACTTTCATCGACTGCAAACAAAACTCCTTGTCAACCATCTTCGACATCTAGCAGATTTGGAGATGGTGGAAAGATCAAAGAACTCTACAAGATGTCCCTTAAGGCTAATGATATGATCCAATTGCATAACATGCACACCTTTTGGATATCGTGA